A stretch of Acidobacteriota bacterium DNA encodes these proteins:
- a CDS encoding DJ-1/PfpI family protein, with protein MLLTGPILSCALPRSSTLWAVLALASMLGACGPVDHAPDPVHHGEDTQSSAAQSSGAGAPVGAAAEAQRPTEVPWARQPAPPELPTDRRLQVAFLVVDGVYNIELTAPFDIFHHVRFHHEPGMEVFTVSPDGEAVTTFEGLRIGADYSFADAPPADILVVPSAEHSMDKDLENRAMIQWVEEVGTAAFYVVSLCDGAFVLAEAGLLEGLAATTFPSDQDRFAEMFPQVDLRRGVSFVHQGPAVTSEGGAKSFDPAMYLVDLLYGQEVAQGVGRGLIIPWPPTPEEMPAVVVEAE; from the coding sequence ATGCTTCTCACCGGACCCATCCTGAGCTGTGCCTTGCCCCGTTCATCGACCCTGTGGGCCGTGCTGGCCCTGGCCTCCATGCTCGGTGCCTGCGGGCCGGTGGATCATGCGCCGGACCCGGTCCATCATGGAGAGGACACCCAGTCTTCCGCTGCCCAGTCTTCCGGGGCCGGAGCTCCCGTGGGAGCCGCTGCTGAGGCTCAGCGGCCCACCGAGGTGCCCTGGGCGCGTCAGCCGGCGCCGCCCGAGCTGCCGACGGATCGTCGGCTGCAGGTGGCGTTCCTGGTGGTGGACGGCGTCTACAACATCGAGCTCACCGCACCCTTCGACATCTTTCACCACGTGCGCTTCCACCACGAACCGGGAATGGAGGTCTTCACCGTCTCCCCCGACGGCGAGGCGGTGACCACCTTCGAGGGGCTGCGCATCGGTGCCGACTACTCCTTTGCCGACGCGCCGCCGGCGGACATCCTGGTGGTGCCCAGCGCCGAGCACAGCATGGATAAGGATCTGGAGAACCGGGCCATGATCCAATGGGTCGAAGAGGTGGGCACCGCGGCCTTCTACGTCGTTTCCCTCTGCGACGGTGCCTTCGTCCTCGCCGAGGCGGGGCTGCTGGAGGGCCTCGCCGCGACCACCTTCCCCAGCGATCAAGATCGCTTCGCCGAGATGTTCCCGCAGGTAGACCTGCGCCGCGGCGTGAGCTTCGTCCACCAAGGCCCGGCGGTGACCTCCGAAGGCGGCGCCAAATCCTTCGATCCGGCGATGTACCTGGTGGATCTGCTCTACGGCCAGGAGGTGGCCCAGGGGGTCGGCCGGGGCTTGATCATCCCCTGGCCTCCCACTCCGGAAGAGATGCCGGCGGTGGTCGTCGAGGCCGAGTAG
- a CDS encoding DUF1223 domain-containing protein, producing the protein MNRQPYSRSLAVPRPQPTRLLFTALFLLTWLLATACGAETASADAESTTPEPAQEEAMTSPIIIELFTSQGCSSCPPADRLLARLEADPKLKDRVLPLAFHVDYWNSIGWQDPFSSELWSRRQERYAQSLATGRLYTPQLVVAGRDHCVGSRESQVRGLIEDELARPSAATVRIQSLNRGEATVSVTAAAELQGSVDGPQELMVALVESGLSTQVQSGENAHRTLENERVVRRLESVARLDPSSATSVQGTAEFSLDPSWDPQELEVVAFLQDRNEMVIHGATEGKVLR; encoded by the coding sequence ATGAATCGCCAGCCCTACTCTCGCAGCCTTGCCGTGCCCCGTCCCCAGCCTACCCGCCTGCTGTTCACGGCCCTCTTTCTCCTCACCTGGCTCCTGGCCACCGCTTGCGGTGCCGAGACGGCGAGCGCCGACGCGGAATCCACGACGCCCGAACCGGCCCAGGAAGAAGCCATGACGAGCCCCATCATCATCGAGCTCTTCACTTCCCAGGGCTGCTCCAGCTGCCCTCCGGCGGACCGTTTGCTGGCGCGGCTGGAAGCGGACCCCAAGCTCAAAGACCGCGTGCTGCCCCTGGCGTTTCACGTCGACTATTGGAATTCCATCGGCTGGCAAGATCCCTTCTCCTCCGAGCTCTGGTCCCGCCGCCAGGAACGCTACGCCCAAAGCCTCGCCACCGGCCGCCTCTACACCCCCCAGCTGGTGGTCGCCGGTCGGGATCATTGCGTCGGCTCCCGGGAGAGCCAGGTGCGCGGTCTCATCGAGGACGAGCTGGCCCGGCCGTCGGCGGCCACCGTGCGTATCCAGTCCCTGAACCGCGGCGAGGCCACCGTTTCCGTCACCGCCGCCGCCGAGCTCCAGGGCTCGGTGGACGGCCCCCAGGAGCTGATGGTGGCGCTGGTGGAAAGCGGCCTGTCCACTCAGGTCCAAAGCGGCGAGAACGCCCACCGCACCCTCGAAAACGAGCGCGTCGTCCGTCGCCTGGAGTCCGTCGCCCGTCTCGACCCCAGCTCCGCCACCAGCGTCCAAGGCACGGCCGAATTCTCCCTCGACCCGTCCTGGGATCCCCAGGAGCTGGAGGTCGTGGCCTTCCTCCAGGACCGGAACGAGATGGTGATCCACGGAGCGACGGAAGGTAAGGTCCTGCGATAA
- the ettA gene encoding energy-dependent translational throttle protein EttA, which translates to MSEQFIYVMQGLTKVYPPHREVLKDIWLSFYPGAKIGVLGRNGAGKSTLLKIMAGEVEDYLGEAWAAEGARVGYLSQEPRLDPDKDVRGNVEDGVAEMRALLDRFDEINARFAEEMSPEEMEQLLAEQGKVQDAIDSANGWELDRTLEIAMDALRVPPGDADVTTLSGGERRRVALCRLLLQAPDLLLLDEPTNHLDAESVAWLERFLHEYQGTVVAVTHDRYFLDNVAGWILELDRGSGIPWKGNYSSWLEQKEARLAAEERENDSRRRTLQRELEWVRLSPKGRRAKGKARLNAYEELLAEDAAAKARLDDNQIHIPAGPRLGDLVVEAKGLRKGFGDRLLIDDLSFSLPPGGIVGVIGPNGAGKTTLFRMITGAEEPDAGTLRIGDTVELGYVDQSRDSLEDDLKVWEAISDGQDVVTLGRREIPARAYAASFNFKGADQQKPVSALSGGERNRVHLAKTLKAGANLLLLDEPTNDLDVDTLRALEQALLDFAGCAVIISHDRWFLDRIATHILAFEGDSQVEWFEGNYEAYEEDRRRRLGAEADQPHRIKYKKLTR; encoded by the coding sequence ATGTCCGAGCAGTTCATCTATGTCATGCAGGGCCTCACCAAGGTCTATCCCCCCCACCGCGAGGTCCTGAAGGACATCTGGCTGTCGTTTTATCCCGGCGCCAAGATTGGCGTCCTGGGGCGCAACGGGGCGGGCAAGAGCACCTTGCTCAAGATCATGGCCGGCGAGGTCGAGGACTACCTCGGTGAAGCCTGGGCCGCCGAGGGCGCCCGGGTGGGCTACCTCTCCCAGGAACCCCGCCTCGATCCCGACAAAGACGTGCGGGGCAACGTCGAGGATGGCGTCGCCGAGATGCGCGCGCTCCTCGACCGCTTCGACGAGATCAACGCCCGCTTCGCCGAAGAGATGAGCCCGGAAGAGATGGAGCAGCTCCTCGCCGAGCAGGGCAAGGTCCAAGACGCCATCGACAGTGCCAACGGCTGGGAGCTCGATCGGACTCTGGAGATCGCCATGGACGCGCTACGGGTGCCCCCCGGGGACGCCGACGTCACCACCCTCTCCGGCGGCGAACGGCGTCGCGTCGCCCTCTGCCGGCTGCTGCTCCAGGCTCCGGACCTCCTGCTCCTAGATGAGCCCACCAACCACCTGGACGCCGAGTCCGTCGCCTGGCTCGAGCGCTTCCTGCACGAATACCAGGGCACCGTCGTGGCCGTCACCCACGATCGCTACTTCCTCGACAACGTCGCCGGCTGGATCCTCGAGCTGGATCGCGGCTCGGGCATCCCGTGGAAGGGCAACTACTCCTCCTGGCTGGAGCAAAAAGAAGCCCGGTTGGCCGCCGAGGAGCGGGAGAACGATTCCCGGCGCCGGACCCTCCAGCGGGAGCTCGAATGGGTGCGGCTGAGCCCCAAGGGCCGCCGCGCCAAGGGTAAAGCCCGCCTCAACGCCTACGAGGAGCTGCTGGCGGAGGACGCCGCCGCCAAAGCCCGCCTGGACGACAACCAGATCCACATTCCCGCCGGCCCGCGGCTGGGGGACCTGGTGGTGGAGGCCAAGGGGCTGCGCAAGGGCTTCGGCGACCGCCTGCTCATCGACGACCTGAGCTTTTCCCTGCCCCCCGGCGGCATCGTCGGCGTCATCGGCCCCAACGGCGCCGGCAAGACCACCCTCTTCCGCATGATCACCGGTGCCGAGGAGCCGGACGCCGGCACCCTGCGCATCGGGGACACGGTGGAGCTGGGATATGTGGACCAGAGCCGCGACAGTCTGGAGGACGATCTCAAGGTGTGGGAAGCGATCTCCGACGGCCAGGACGTGGTCACTCTGGGGCGGCGGGAAATCCCCGCCCGAGCCTACGCCGCCAGCTTCAACTTCAAGGGCGCCGACCAGCAGAAGCCGGTCTCCGCCCTCTCCGGCGGCGAGCGCAACCGGGTGCACTTGGCCAAGACACTCAAGGCCGGCGCCAACCTGCTGCTCCTCGACGAGCCCACCAACGACCTCGACGTCGACACCCTGCGGGCCCTGGAGCAAGCGCTCCTGGACTTCGCCGGCTGCGCCGTCATCATCAGCCATGACCGCTGGTTCCTGGACCGCATCGCCACCCACATCTTGGCCTTCGAGGGCGACTCCCAGGTCGAGTGGTTCGAGGGCAACTACGAGGCCTACGAGGAGGACCGCCGTCGGCGCCTGGGCGCCGAGGCGGATCAGCCCCACCGGATCAAATACAAGAAGCTGACCCGGTAA
- a CDS encoding DUF6435 family protein gives MFGLFKSDPLKKLKKEHAQKLQQAVQAQRSGQIPRYAELTAEAEALEAKIQKLESNQA, from the coding sequence ATGTTCGGCCTGTTCAAATCCGACCCGTTGAAGAAATTGAAGAAGGAACACGCCCAGAAGCTCCAGCAGGCTGTCCAAGCCCAACGCTCCGGCCAAATCCCCCGCTACGCCGAGCTCACCGCTGAAGCGGAGGCCCTGGAAGCCAAGATCCAAAAGCTCGAATCCAACCAGGCCTAA
- a CDS encoding GNAT family N-acetyltransferase — MLNRYPQEASLRDGRRVLIRPFTENDIDGLHEFFQRLPEDSRRFAWARIDDRGLVQQWGMNLDYARVFPLLAVDGGKIVADATLHRRDHGPLRRVGRVKWLIDEEYRSAGLGMLLINHFIDIGRANGLRHLTCFLITDLEAEAITTLTELGFTSHTIPGYGTDPDGGQHDMTKLIFEL, encoded by the coding sequence ATGCTCAATCGATATCCCCAGGAGGCGTCGCTTCGCGACGGCCGACGGGTGCTCATTCGTCCCTTCACCGAGAACGACATCGACGGCCTTCACGAATTCTTCCAGCGCCTGCCGGAAGACTCCCGCCGCTTCGCTTGGGCCCGCATCGACGACCGCGGGCTGGTACAGCAGTGGGGAATGAACCTCGACTATGCCCGGGTGTTCCCGCTGCTCGCCGTCGATGGCGGCAAGATCGTCGCCGACGCCACCCTCCATCGCCGGGACCACGGCCCCCTGCGCCGCGTCGGGCGGGTCAAGTGGCTCATCGATGAGGAATACCGCTCCGCGGGCCTCGGCATGCTGCTGATCAACCATTTCATCGACATCGGCCGCGCCAACGGTCTGCGCCATCTCACCTGCTTCCTGATCACCGACCTGGAAGCCGAGGCCATCACCACCCTCACCGAGTTGGGCTTCACCTCCCACACCATCCCGGGCTACGGCACGGACCCCGACGGTGGCCAGCACGACATGACCAAGCTCATCTTCGAGCTCTAA
- a CDS encoding translocation/assembly module TamB domain-containing protein — translation MTSRRRIWLRRLLIALGLVVLVAGLALGWLLGTSSGARWLFAQSGTLIPGKVTVGSLQGPIRGPLVLEELRYSTDTLTLTAQRVELEWRLRELLAKRLDITRLYARGIEITTVDEDEEPSPLPDVRLPINIIVRDAVVESLTVSGEPPVIIDRIELETTAAGSEVVVDRLEVMSPDLDLLASGRVEPVGEYPVDLEVQWSARLPDLPPLAAEGTLGGDLERLLVSQRLSRPVALTVDGTLTTPLRDLAFELQTAFEGLDPEAPDLQFLELDLPLTDLTGELRLEGVAEDFRLQGRLAATVPEDAGDLGRLSSELDVGIRSPGQGAPMEVSISSARVRPAGGAGSLDVRGDVVLEEAARFDLALAWEGLQWPLTPGAPEEVVVTTPQGSATIAGTAEEYRLTAEARLEGPQIPSGSWSLAGTGDLEGLNLRPLEGEVLGGRLGARGRFAWSPQVLWDLQVRGQGFDPAVQWPELPGTVAFTADTRGRLEEQGPEGRVQNLRLTGTVRGEPLEAQGAVVLAGGQVRLDPLEATWGGASAQASGLTGGPWDLTWSLEVPQVASLLPDLAGSLSAQGTLRGDAELPRLEAQLEASDLAFGEIRSQGLEVELEGDLAGGAPLRASVEATELLLAGRSWAEAEARLEGAPDQHGIEISAVGNDGVELAARLQGGAPVADWPSLLSADWSGEVQDLSYAAQGAGRWVQRSAADLAIEPLGGPSEGSQTVRLEELCLEAAKLPPTAADSSSPSSAASIGTSRLCVEGALQSFAGNDGAGEGGTAGTTSWQAEGTLSAVPLGFLSPFLPPEADLEGSVEGDFRLALEGSSPLEAEVRLDLSPGVLRYQLDDLITSRFGAGTARLTAGAGGIEGELQLPLEKDGQIQARFSAGAWSPASQELTGLAVKGSLDAVIQDLTWLPAVLPDLADTGGRLRAEATLSGTLGSPALAGEVRLEEAKARIPTLGIQVQEITFLARGDGGETLQLEGSAKSGDGTVRLQGTAGSAVGSAPVKVSLKGQDFQVMNTSEIQVEVSPDLEISVDGQDVTVRGEVTVPEAEIAIKKLEEGAVHPSPDVVVVSGKDGEEQVRTAAGPLRVDARVRLVLGEDVEVEALGLTAEPEGTLLLTQTPNGLTRGSGELDISGGKYEAYGQDLDIERGRLIFGGGAVSNPGLDLRASRTAQDGTVAGVEVRGTLEEPEVTLWSNPAMGESDQLAYLLLGRPLESAGEAEGDLLTKAATSLGLKGGNLLAAKLGTRFGLEEARIETNGGLEEASLVVGKYLSPDLYVAYGIGLFEPVSTFRIRYLLSSKWSLEAETGIGTSADFLYSIERGGKKRESSEESGEKE, via the coding sequence ATGACCTCCCGCCGCCGCATCTGGCTGCGTCGCCTGCTCATTGCTCTAGGGCTCGTGGTGTTGGTCGCCGGCCTCGCTTTGGGCTGGCTGTTGGGGACGAGCTCCGGCGCCCGCTGGCTCTTCGCCCAATCCGGCACGTTGATTCCCGGCAAGGTGACCGTCGGCAGCCTCCAGGGGCCGATCCGTGGTCCCCTGGTGCTGGAGGAGCTCCGTTACAGCACCGACACCCTGACCCTCACCGCCCAGCGGGTGGAGCTGGAGTGGCGGCTGCGGGAGCTGCTGGCCAAGCGTCTGGACATCACCCGGCTCTACGCTCGGGGCATCGAGATCACCACCGTCGACGAGGACGAAGAGCCCTCTCCTCTGCCGGACGTGCGCCTGCCCATCAACATCATCGTTCGCGACGCGGTGGTGGAGTCGTTGACGGTGAGCGGTGAGCCGCCGGTGATCATCGACCGCATCGAGCTCGAGACCACCGCCGCCGGCAGCGAGGTGGTGGTGGATCGGCTGGAGGTGATGTCGCCGGATCTGGATCTGCTGGCCTCGGGTCGGGTGGAGCCGGTGGGGGAGTATCCGGTGGATCTGGAGGTCCAGTGGTCGGCGCGGCTGCCGGATCTGCCGCCGCTGGCGGCGGAGGGCACCCTGGGCGGTGACCTGGAACGACTGCTGGTCAGCCAGCGTCTGAGCCGTCCGGTGGCGTTGACGGTGGACGGTACCTTGACCACTCCCCTGCGGGATCTGGCCTTCGAGCTGCAAACGGCCTTCGAGGGGCTGGATCCCGAGGCGCCGGATCTCCAATTCCTGGAGCTGGACCTGCCCCTCACCGACCTGACCGGCGAGCTACGGCTCGAGGGTGTCGCCGAAGACTTCCGGCTGCAAGGCCGCCTGGCAGCGACCGTCCCGGAAGATGCCGGGGATCTGGGGCGGCTGAGCTCGGAGCTCGATGTGGGAATTCGCTCCCCCGGGCAGGGGGCTCCCATGGAGGTGTCCATCAGCAGTGCTCGGGTGCGGCCGGCGGGCGGAGCGGGCTCGTTGGATGTCCGCGGTGACGTGGTGCTGGAAGAGGCAGCGCGCTTCGATCTGGCGCTGGCCTGGGAAGGGCTGCAGTGGCCCCTGACTCCCGGCGCTCCCGAGGAGGTGGTGGTGACCACGCCCCAGGGCAGCGCCACCATCGCCGGCACCGCCGAGGAATACCGCCTCACCGCCGAGGCTCGCCTCGAAGGTCCGCAGATTCCGTCGGGTAGCTGGAGCTTGGCGGGGACCGGGGATCTGGAGGGCTTGAATCTGCGCCCGCTGGAGGGTGAGGTGTTGGGAGGCCGCCTGGGAGCTCGAGGCCGCTTCGCCTGGTCGCCGCAGGTGCTTTGGGACCTGCAGGTGCGGGGGCAGGGCTTCGATCCCGCGGTGCAATGGCCCGAGCTGCCGGGGACGGTGGCCTTCACCGCCGACACCCGGGGCCGCCTGGAGGAGCAGGGGCCGGAGGGCAGGGTGCAGAACCTCCGTCTCACGGGGACGGTGCGCGGCGAGCCGTTGGAGGCTCAGGGCGCCGTGGTGCTCGCCGGCGGCCAGGTGCGGCTGGATCCCCTGGAGGCCACCTGGGGCGGAGCCAGCGCCCAGGCTTCCGGCCTCACCGGTGGTCCCTGGGACCTGACCTGGTCGTTGGAGGTTCCCCAGGTGGCCAGTCTGCTGCCGGACCTCGCGGGTTCCCTGAGTGCCCAGGGCACATTGCGCGGCGACGCAGAGCTGCCCCGGCTGGAGGCCCAGCTGGAAGCCAGCGACCTGGCCTTCGGCGAGATTCGGAGCCAGGGCCTCGAGGTCGAGCTGGAAGGCGACCTGGCGGGCGGCGCTCCGCTACGAGCGAGCGTTGAGGCCACTGAGCTGTTGCTGGCGGGGCGTAGCTGGGCTGAAGCCGAGGCGCGCCTGGAGGGAGCTCCGGACCAGCATGGGATAGAGATCTCGGCGGTGGGGAACGACGGCGTGGAGCTTGCCGCCCGGCTGCAGGGCGGGGCCCCGGTGGCGGACTGGCCGTCGCTGCTGTCGGCGGATTGGAGCGGCGAGGTGCAGGATCTCAGCTACGCCGCCCAGGGCGCTGGACGTTGGGTCCAGCGGTCGGCGGCGGATCTCGCCATCGAGCCGCTGGGTGGACCTTCGGAGGGCTCTCAGACGGTGCGTCTCGAGGAGTTGTGCCTGGAGGCGGCGAAGCTGCCGCCTACCGCCGCTGATTCTTCCTCCCCTTCTTCTGCAGCCAGCATAGGCACCTCCCGATTGTGCGTAGAGGGTGCGCTGCAGTCGTTCGCCGGCAACGATGGGGCCGGCGAGGGTGGAACCGCTGGCACGACCAGCTGGCAGGCAGAGGGCACCCTGTCGGCGGTGCCCCTGGGCTTCCTCTCCCCCTTCCTGCCGCCGGAGGCGGACCTCGAAGGGAGCGTCGAGGGCGACTTCCGCCTCGCTCTGGAAGGTTCCTCGCCGCTGGAGGCGGAGGTGCGCCTCGATCTCTCCCCGGGTGTTCTGCGATACCAGCTGGACGATCTGATCACCTCGCGCTTCGGAGCCGGCACGGCGCGGCTGACGGCAGGGGCCGGCGGCATTGAAGGGGAGCTTCAGTTGCCGCTGGAGAAAGACGGGCAGATCCAGGCCCGCTTCTCCGCCGGCGCCTGGTCTCCGGCAAGCCAGGAGCTCACCGGTTTGGCGGTGAAGGGATCTCTCGATGCGGTGATCCAGGACCTGACCTGGCTGCCGGCGGTGCTCCCGGACCTGGCGGACACCGGCGGCCGTCTGCGGGCGGAAGCGACTCTCTCCGGCACCCTCGGCTCGCCGGCGTTGGCGGGGGAGGTGCGCCTGGAGGAGGCCAAGGCCCGGATTCCGACCCTCGGCATCCAGGTGCAGGAGATCACCTTTCTCGCCCGCGGTGATGGTGGGGAGACCTTGCAGCTGGAAGGCAGCGCCAAGTCCGGCGACGGCACGGTGCGCCTCCAAGGCACCGCCGGCTCCGCCGTGGGCAGTGCCCCGGTGAAGGTGTCGCTGAAGGGACAGGACTTTCAGGTGATGAATACCTCCGAGATCCAGGTCGAGGTCTCCCCGGACCTGGAGATCTCGGTGGACGGCCAGGACGTCACCGTCCGCGGCGAGGTGACGGTGCCGGAGGCGGAGATCGCCATCAAGAAGCTCGAAGAGGGTGCGGTGCATCCGTCCCCGGACGTGGTGGTGGTGAGCGGGAAGGACGGAGAGGAGCAGGTGCGCACCGCCGCCGGCCCGCTACGGGTGGACGCGCGGGTGCGGTTGGTCCTGGGGGAGGACGTGGAAGTGGAGGCGCTGGGGCTCACCGCCGAGCCGGAGGGCACGCTGCTCTTGACTCAGACCCCCAACGGCCTGACCCGCGGGAGCGGCGAGCTGGACATCAGCGGCGGCAAATACGAGGCCTACGGTCAGGATCTGGACATCGAGCGCGGCCGGTTGATCTTCGGCGGTGGCGCGGTGTCCAACCCCGGGTTGGATCTCCGCGCCTCCCGCACCGCCCAGGACGGCACCGTCGCTGGCGTCGAGGTGCGGGGCACCCTGGAGGAGCCGGAGGTGACCCTGTGGTCCAACCCCGCCATGGGAGAGAGCGATCAGCTCGCCTACCTGCTCCTGGGCCGGCCGCTGGAATCCGCCGGCGAGGCGGAAGGCGATCTGTTGACCAAGGCCGCCACGTCTCTGGGGCTCAAGGGCGGCAATCTGCTGGCGGCGAAGTTGGGGACACGCTTCGGTCTGGAGGAGGCCCGCATCGAAACCAACGGCGGCCTGGAGGAGGCGTCGCTGGTGGTGGGCAAGTATCTCTCGCCGGACCTCTACGTGGCCTACGGCATCGGCCTCTTCGAGCCGGTGAGCACCTTCCGCATCCGCTACCTGCTGAGCAGCAAGTGGAGCCTGGAGGCGGAAACCGGCATCGGCACCAGCGCGGACTTCCTCTACAGCATCGAGCGGGGTGGCAAGAAGAGGGAGTCGTCGGAAGAGTCCGGCGAGAAGGAGTAG